In one window of Holophagales bacterium DNA:
- a CDS encoding tetratricopeptide repeat protein, whose translation MDERTVAPAVPLWLLVLALTLVTFLAYRPAWHGGNLWDDAAHLTRPELQSIDGLGRIWLELGATQQYYPLTHTAFWLQHRLWGDDTFGYHLVSIALHLATALLLLAILRTLRIRGAFLAAAVFALHPVHVESVAWITELKNTLSGTLFAAAVLSYLRFDASRRKRAWAAALALFVLGLMAKTVVAVLPAALLVVLWWRHGRLGWRRDVASLAPFFALGLGAGLLTAWVEKRYIIGALAVQFGLGPMDRVLLAGRAFWFYLGKLLWPADLVFFYPRWDFSRVEWRAILFPSAAVLLAIGAWALRKRSRGPLAALLFFVIALLPALGFVDVYPFRYSYVADHFQYLASLGVIVLASALAATWWGRQAGWRHTAGMAASLLVLAALAGLTSRQSRLYASSETLYRGTLERNPGSWLALNNLGVICLERGDDAEAEKLFFESLRLNPEYEAALNNGGFVLARRGRVDEAIGYYRRALQVWPDYPDAHVNLGNALFVKGRLDEAVGHFDRALRLRPGLLEARNNIAFALVALGRPREALPHFEAALERDASSRTALLGLARTLAVSGDAGIRNGVRAVALAERAAQLTGHRDPQVLDVLASAYAEAGRFGDAVSTAGAALDLARGAGLMPLAGQIESRLALYRAGQPFHETGT comes from the coding sequence GTGGACGAGCGCACTGTCGCGCCCGCGGTGCCTCTCTGGCTCCTCGTGCTGGCGCTGACGCTCGTGACGTTCCTCGCGTACCGGCCGGCGTGGCACGGCGGAAATCTTTGGGACGACGCCGCGCACCTGACCCGTCCCGAGCTGCAGTCGATCGACGGCCTCGGGCGTATCTGGCTCGAGCTCGGGGCGACGCAGCAGTACTACCCGCTCACCCACACCGCCTTCTGGCTCCAGCACCGGCTCTGGGGCGACGACACGTTCGGGTATCACCTCGTCAGCATCGCGCTTCACCTCGCCACCGCCCTGCTTCTCCTCGCGATCCTCCGGACCCTGCGGATCAGGGGCGCGTTCCTGGCCGCCGCCGTCTTCGCCCTCCACCCCGTCCACGTCGAATCGGTCGCCTGGATCACCGAGCTGAAGAACACCCTGTCGGGGACGCTCTTCGCCGCCGCGGTGCTGTCCTATCTCCGGTTCGACGCCAGCCGCCGGAAACGGGCCTGGGCCGCGGCCCTGGCGCTCTTCGTGCTCGGGCTCATGGCCAAGACGGTCGTCGCGGTCCTCCCCGCCGCGCTCCTCGTCGTCCTCTGGTGGCGGCATGGACGCCTCGGGTGGCGGCGCGACGTGGCGTCGCTGGCGCCGTTCTTCGCGCTCGGGCTCGGCGCCGGCCTCCTGACGGCGTGGGTCGAGAAGCGCTACATCATCGGTGCGCTCGCGGTCCAGTTCGGGCTCGGCCCGATGGACCGCGTCCTCCTCGCGGGCCGTGCCTTCTGGTTCTACCTCGGCAAGCTGCTCTGGCCCGCCGACCTCGTCTTCTTCTATCCGCGCTGGGACTTCAGCCGGGTCGAGTGGCGGGCGATCCTGTTCCCTTCTGCCGCAGTCCTCCTGGCGATCGGGGCCTGGGCGTTGCGAAAGCGCTCGCGAGGACCCCTCGCCGCGCTGCTGTTCTTCGTCATCGCTCTCCTCCCGGCGCTCGGCTTCGTCGACGTCTACCCGTTCCGCTATTCGTACGTCGCCGATCACTTCCAGTACCTCGCAAGCCTCGGTGTCATCGTCCTCGCCAGCGCGCTCGCCGCAACGTGGTGGGGGCGGCAGGCGGGCTGGCGCCACACGGCGGGCATGGCCGCGTCCCTCCTCGTGCTGGCGGCGCTCGCCGGCCTCACCTCGCGCCAGAGCCGGCTCTACGCCAGCAGCGAGACCCTTTACCGCGGGACTCTCGAGCGCAACCCGGGCTCCTGGCTGGCGCTCAACAACCTCGGGGTCATCTGCCTGGAGCGCGGCGACGACGCCGAGGCGGAGAAGCTCTTCTTCGAGTCCCTGCGGCTGAACCCGGAGTACGAGGCGGCGCTCAACAACGGCGGCTTCGTCCTCGCCCGGCGCGGCCGCGTCGACGAGGCGATCGGGTACTACAGGCGCGCCCTCCAGGTCTGGCCCGACTACCCCGACGCCCACGTCAACCTCGGCAACGCCCTCTTCGTGAAGGGCCGGCTCGACGAAGCGGTCGGCCATTTCGACAGGGCCCTGAGGCTCAGGCCCGGCCTCCTCGAAGCGCGCAACAACATCGCGTTCGCGCTGGTGGCTCTCGGCCGGCCGAGGGAGGCGCTTCCCCACTTCGAGGCCGCACTCGAGCGGGACGCCTCTTCGCGGACCGCGCTCCTCGGTCTCGCCCGGACGCTCGCGGTGAGCGGCGACGCCGGCATCCGCAACGGCGTTCGGGCCGTCGCGCTGGCGGAGAGGGCGGCCCAGCTCACCGGGCACCGTGACCCGCAGGTCCTGGACGTCCTGGCGTCCGCCTACGCCGAGGCGGGGCGGTTCGGGGATGCGGTCTCCACGGCCGGCGCAGCGCTCGACCTCGCGCGCGGCGCCGGCCTCATGCCGTTGGCGGGCCAGATCGAGAGCCGCCTCGCCCTCTACCGCGCAGGCCAGCCGTTCCACGAGACGGGAACGTAG
- a CDS encoding phosphoribosyltransferase, whose product MRKKDLADVLRRIDEIRFDEDFDLVVAVLNGGREPARLLAEKLGLPVAGLRVNFRDESHRPRHDAPVLLAPPDFDHRGRRVLVVDDRSRTGATLALAREVLRDAAVVRTLAVNGKADYSLFDEPCFVFPWAPGGSGPHPGGDS is encoded by the coding sequence GTGCGGAAGAAAGACCTTGCCGACGTCCTCCGGCGGATCGACGAGATCCGGTTCGACGAGGACTTCGACCTCGTCGTCGCCGTCCTGAACGGAGGCCGTGAGCCGGCGCGCCTCCTCGCCGAGAAGCTCGGCCTTCCCGTCGCCGGGCTGCGCGTCAACTTCCGCGATGAAAGCCACCGCCCCCGGCACGACGCCCCCGTTCTCCTCGCGCCGCCCGATTTCGACCACCGCGGACGGCGCGTCCTCGTCGTCGACGACCGTTCCCGAACGGGCGCAACACTCGCCCTCGCCCGCGAGGTCCTCAGAGACGCCGCCGTCGTCCGGACCCTGGCTGTCAACGGGAAGGCGGACTATTCACTCTTCGACGAGCCCTGCTTCGTCTTCCCGTGGGCGCCCGGGGGCTCCGGGCCGCACCCTGGCGGGGACTCCTGA
- a CDS encoding response regulator transcription factor translates to MIRALVVDDEPLVRERLCALLAAHADVQVVGERGDGPSALEAFRELAPQVVFLDIQMPGLSGLEVAETWRSENALPVIVFVTAFDQFAVEAFRLHALDYLTKPIDPERFAESLDRVRESLKPQNRGDLDRRIQAMLELHERRQAVRPHLVVREQERYILVPTASVHALEATGNYVCLHCDRASHLLRGTLSAIEGRLDPRRFLRTHRSWIVNLDHVREAQTVGRGSWILLTRSGMNVPVGQQYREALLKILG, encoded by the coding sequence ATGATCCGGGCCCTCGTCGTCGACGACGAACCGCTGGTGCGGGAGCGGCTCTGCGCTCTCCTGGCCGCGCACGCGGACGTGCAGGTGGTGGGCGAGAGGGGAGACGGACCTTCGGCGCTGGAGGCGTTCCGGGAGCTGGCCCCTCAGGTGGTCTTCCTGGACATCCAGATGCCGGGCCTGAGCGGCCTCGAGGTTGCGGAGACGTGGCGAAGCGAGAATGCCCTGCCGGTCATCGTCTTCGTCACGGCCTTCGACCAGTTCGCGGTGGAGGCCTTCCGGCTTCACGCGCTCGACTACCTCACGAAGCCCATCGACCCGGAGCGCTTCGCGGAATCGCTGGACCGGGTGCGGGAGTCCCTGAAGCCGCAGAACCGGGGCGACCTCGACCGGCGCATCCAGGCGATGCTCGAGCTGCACGAGCGCCGGCAGGCCGTGCGGCCGCACCTCGTCGTGAGGGAGCAGGAGCGCTACATCCTCGTCCCCACGGCCTCGGTCCACGCCCTCGAGGCGACGGGCAACTACGTCTGCCTGCACTGCGATCGCGCGAGCCACCTCCTGCGCGGCACGCTCTCCGCGATCGAGGGCCGGCTCGACCCGCGCCGCTTCCTGCGCACCCACCGCTCCTGGATCGTCAACCTGGACCACGTCCGGGAGGCCCAGACAGTGGGAAGGGGGTCCTGGATCCTCCTGACCCGGAGCGGAATGAACGTCCCGGTGGGCCAGCAGTATCGCGAGGCGCTGCTGAAGATCCTGGGGTAG
- a CDS encoding alpha/beta hydrolase, whose translation MIVSRFRLFVFLALGASRAALCADPSTLPLPVESGKLESAHLGETREFWVSLPDGYREAGKRFPVIYMLDGEINFNSGCIGGVRLAAQMEQIPDFIIVGIRNTDRGKDLYPEPVTYADGSKEGGRANQYLDFVREELIPRVEKTYRTDGYRVLYGTSNTGFTAVYALFRNPSTFDAYVAASATLSIPYFREKRESLVREFKGGKRQLSLVMGENDFPTVISQNGALKEVIATTAPAGLTCRLAVVRGAGHVPVSSLVEGLRDLFDGWKPAPDLTKNPPA comes from the coding sequence ATGATCGTGTCGCGATTCCGCCTCTTCGTCTTCCTCGCGCTCGGTGCATCTCGAGCCGCGCTCTGCGCCGATCCCTCGACCCTGCCTCTCCCGGTCGAGTCCGGGAAGCTGGAGTCGGCTCACCTCGGAGAGACCCGCGAGTTCTGGGTCTCGCTGCCCGACGGCTACAGGGAGGCCGGGAAGCGGTTCCCCGTCATCTACATGCTGGACGGCGAGATCAACTTCAATTCGGGGTGCATCGGAGGCGTCCGCCTCGCGGCCCAGATGGAGCAGATTCCGGACTTCATCATCGTGGGGATCAGGAACACCGATCGCGGAAAGGACCTCTACCCGGAGCCGGTCACGTACGCGGACGGCAGCAAGGAGGGGGGCCGGGCCAACCAGTACCTCGACTTCGTCCGCGAGGAGCTGATCCCGAGGGTCGAGAAGACGTACCGCACCGACGGATACCGGGTCTTGTACGGCACGTCCAACACGGGGTTCACGGCCGTCTACGCCCTCTTTCGCAACCCCTCTACGTTCGACGCCTACGTCGCAGCGAGCGCGACGCTGTCGATTCCGTACTTCCGCGAGAAGCGGGAGAGCCTCGTCCGCGAGTTCAAGGGCGGGAAACGGCAGCTCTCCCTCGTCATGGGAGAGAACGACTTCCCCACGGTGATCAGCCAGAACGGCGCGCTGAAAGAGGTCATCGCGACGACGGCGCCCGCCGGGCTGACGTGCCGTCTCGCCGTCGTACGAGGTGCCGGGCACGTTCCGGTGAGCAGCCTCGTCGAAGGGCTGCGCGACCTGTTCGACGGCTGGAAGCCCGCGCCGGACCTCACGAAGAACCCGCCGGCATGA
- a CDS encoding cupin domain-containing protein → MPKATSPRHVAASLVELWSPRVVAEVDDAYVKVAKVHGSLAWHSHDDEDELFLVLAGHLRIEMEGTSVELGEGELYVVPKGVRHNPVAENECHLLLIERKSTLHTGTTVTDRTRSVADQLRPV, encoded by the coding sequence ATGCCGAAAGCCACTTCGCCCAGGCACGTTGCCGCCTCGCTCGTCGAACTCTGGTCACCCCGCGTCGTGGCCGAGGTCGACGACGCCTACGTCAAGGTCGCCAAGGTTCACGGCTCGCTCGCGTGGCACAGCCACGACGACGAGGACGAGCTCTTCCTGGTCCTCGCGGGGCACCTGCGCATCGAGATGGAAGGCACCTCGGTCGAGCTCGGCGAGGGCGAGCTCTACGTCGTGCCCAAGGGCGTACGGCACAACCCCGTGGCCGAGAACGAGTGCCACCTCCTTCTCATCGAGCGGAAGTCGACGCTCCACACGGGCACGACGGTCACCGACAGGACCCGTTCGGTGGCCGATCAGCTTCGCCCGGTGTGA